One Anopheles marshallii chromosome 3, idAnoMarsDA_429_01, whole genome shotgun sequence genomic region harbors:
- the LOC128716048 gene encoding aspartate aminotransferase, mitochondrial, with amino-acid sequence MACSKALQRSSAVLLRNVMPAQGQLAVRASSWWSGVQMGPPDVILGVTEAFKRDTNPKKINLGVGAYRDDNGKPFVLPSVKKAEKRLADKQLDHEYSPIGGTAEFCKHSILLALGDSNEQVANGLNATVQGISGTGALRIGGAFLASFFPGPKDIYLPTPSWGNHGPSFRHSGLNVKSYRYYDPSTCGFDFAGALEDLSKIPEKSIVLLHACAHNPTGVDPKPEQWAEMSTVIKKRNLFPFFDMAYQGFASGDVDKDALAVRAFLRDGHQIALAQSFAKNMGLYGERAGAFSLVTGSKDDADRTMSQIKIIIRPMYSNPPIHGARLVSEILGDKQLRQEWLADVKLMADRIISVRSTLRNNLKELGSSRNWSHITDQIGMFCFTGMNQQQCERLTKEFSVYLTKDGRISMAGVTSKNVAYLAEAIHAVTK; translated from the exons ATGGCCTGCTCGAAAGCCCTCCAGCGCAGCTCAGCTGTTTTGTTGCGGAATGTTATGCCAGCCCAAGGTCAGCTGGCTGTGCGGGCCAG ttCCTGGTGGAGTGGTGTACAGATGGGACCACCGGACGTTATCCTGGGCGTAACGGAAGCCTTCAAGCGTGACACCAACCCGAAAAAGATCAACCTGGGCGTTGGTGCGTACCGTGACGATAATGGCAAACCCTTCGTGCTGCCGAGTGTGAAAAAGGCTGAAAAGCGTCTGGCGGACAAGCAGCTCGATCACGAATATTCACCAATTGGTGGTACGGCCGAATTTTGCAAACACAGCATCCTGCTAGCCCTCGGCGATTCAAACGAGCAGGTGGCAAATGGGCTCAATGCAACTGTGCAAGGTATTAGTGGTACCGGGGCTCTTCGCATCGGTGGTGCCTTTCTGGCCAGTTTCTTCCCCGGACCGAAGGACATCTACCTGCCGACACCTTCGTGGGGTAACCATGGACCGAGCTTCCGACATTCGGGACTGAACGTAAAGTCGTACCGCTATTACGATCCATCCACCTGCGGGTTTGACTTCGCTGGAGCTCTGGAAGATCTGTCG AAAATTCCGGAAAAATCCATAGTATTATTGCATGCCTGCGCACACAACCCAACGGGCGTCGATCCGAAACCTGAACAGTGGGCAGAAATGTCGACCGTCATTAAGAAGCGCAATTTGTTCCCATTCTTCGATATGGCTTACCAAGGCTTTGCCAGCGGTGACGTCGACAAGGATGCACTGGCAGTGCGCGCTTTCCTACGCGATGGGCACCAGATTGCATTGGCTCAGAGCTTCGCCAAGAACATGGGTCTGTATGGTGAGCGTGCGGGAGCATTTTCACTGGTAACTGGAAGCAAAGATGACGCGGATCGTACAATGTCTCAAATTAAGATTATAATTCGTCCCATGTACTCGAACCCACCAATTCACGGTGCACGTCTCGTGTCAGAAATTCTCGGTGACAAGCAACTACGCCAGGAGTGGCTCGCCGATGTGAAGTTAATGGCGGATCGTATCATCTCCGTACGTTCAACTTTGCGTAACAACCTGAAAGAGCTGGGCTCATCGCGCAACTGGTCTCATATTACCGACCAAATCGGAATGTTCTGTTTCACCGGCATGAACCAGCAACAGTGCGAACGTTTAACAAAAGAGTTCAGCGTTTATCTGACGAAAGATGGCCGCATTTCGATGGCTGGAGTCACTTCAAAGAATGTGGCGTATCTGGCCGAGGCTATTCATGCCGTCACGAAGTAG